A genomic region of Miscanthus floridulus cultivar M001 chromosome 3, ASM1932011v1, whole genome shotgun sequence contains the following coding sequences:
- the LOC136542042 gene encoding deoxymugineic acid synthase 1-like isoform X1, translating to MASTRSTTVVPELSLPSGNARPVPVIGLGTAAIFLPPEATKNVVLAAIELGFRHFDTAYFYGTEKPLGEGVAEAVRRGLIKSREEVFVTSKLWCTQCHPDLVLPSLRETLENLQMEYLDLYLIHMPVCQKPGPPVFPARKEDALPFDFKGVWQAMEECQRLGLARAIGVSNFTTKHLDKTLPFATITPAVNQVELNPVCQQPKLRRYCAEKGIHVQAFSPLGGQSWTGERNAVLESQVLAEIAKARGKTVAQVLMYYIFS from the exons ATGGCCTCCACGAGGAGCACGACGGTGGTGCCGGAGCTGTCCCTGCCCTCCGGAAACGCGAGGCCGGTGCCGGTGATTGGCCTGGGCACAGCGGCGATATTCCTCCCTCCGGAGGCCACCAAGAACGTGGTGCTTGCGGCCATCGAGCTGGGTTTCCGccacttcgacaccgcctacttCTACGGGACAGAGAAGCCCCTCGGCGAGGGCGTCGCGGAGGCGGTGCGGCGCGGGCTCATCAAGTCCCGGGAGGAGGTGTTCGTCACGTCCAAGCTGTGGTGCACGCAGTGCCACCCGGACCTCGTCCTCCCCTCCCTCCGGGAGACCTTGGA AAACCTGCAGATGGAGTACCTCGACCTGTACTTAATCCACATGCCCGTCTGCCAGAAGCCCGGGCCGCCTGTGTTCCCGGCCAGGAAGGAGGACGCCCTCCCGTTCGATTTCAAGGGCGTGTGGCAGGCGATGGAGGAGtgccagcgacttgggctcgccaGGGCCATCGGCGTCAGCAACTTCACGACCAAGCACCTCGACAAGACGTTGCCTTTTGCCACCATCACCCCTGCAGTGAACCAG GTGGAGCTGAACCCGGTTTGCCAGCAGCCAAAGCTGAGGAGGTACTGCGCCGAGAAGGGCATCCACGTCCAGGCGTTCTCGCCGTTGGGAGGGCAGAGCTGGACGGGGGAAAGAAACGCCGTGCTCGAATCCCAGGTTCTCGCGGAGATAGCTAAGGCAAGAGGGAAGACCGTGGCACAGGTATTAATGTATTATATATTCTCATAA
- the LOC136542041 gene encoding purine permease 1-like: MEVETPAQAQPCKSAGTTHVAQSAGTTRTTLRNPLLVVNFVLMVVGSAGGPLFLRAYFLHGGARKWLSAFLQTAGFPLLLGPLCVSFSRRRRRDRDDTPAKSSRTPFFLMTPRLLAASAAIGLMTGLDDLLYAYGLAYLPVSTSSILISAQLAFTAAFALLLVRQRFTAFSVNAVALLSAGAAMLGMNAGGDRPTGVSRAQYGAGFAMTLSAAALYGLVLPVMELSQARHAARAGAAAVTYTLVIEMQLVIGLTATIFSVVGMLANNDLHAIPGEAREFDLGRSAGYYLLLAGSAATYQCFFLGTIGAVFFGSALLAGVVMTVLIPVTEVLAVMLFREPFNGTKGVALALSLWGFVSYFYGELQTSNKAHHHQSDKTPNAEHLDP; encoded by the exons ATGGAGGTGGAAACACCGGCGCAGGCGCAGCCATGCAAGAGCGCTGGCACCACTCATGTCGCCCAGAGCGCCGGCACTACAAGGACGACACTCCGCAACCCGCTCCTCGTCGTCAACTTCGTCCTCATGGTCGTCGGCTCAGCGGGCGGCCCGCTGTTCCTCCGCGCCTACTTCCTCCACGGCGGCGCCCGCAAGTGGCTCTCGGCCTTCCTCCAGACCGCCGGCTTCCCGCTCCTGCTCGGGCCGCTCTGCGTCTCCTTCTCCCGTCGCCGCCGGCGCGACCGCGACGACACGCCGGCGAAGTCGTCCCGCACGCCGTTCTTTCTCATGACGCCCCGCCTCCTGGCGGCGTCCGCGGCCATCGGCCTCATGACCGGCCTCGACGACCTCCTGTACGCCTACGGCCTGGCGTACCTGCCGGTGTCCACGTCCTCCATCCTCATCTCCGCGCAGCTGGCCTTCACGGCCGCCTTCGCGCTGCTGCTGGTGCGGCAGCGGTTCACGGCGTTCTCGGTGAACGCCGTGGCACTGCTCAGCGCCGGCGCCGCCATGCTCGGGATGAACGCTGGCGGGGACCGCCCCACGGGCGTGTCGCGGGCGCAGTACGGCGCCGGGTTCGCCATGACGCTCAGCGCCGCCGCGCTCTACGGCCTCGTGCTCCCCGTCATGGAGCTCAGCCAGGCGCGCCACGCCGCGCGCGCAGGCGCCGCGGCCGTCACCTACACGCTCGTCATCGAGATGCAGCTCGTCATCGGGCTCACCGCCACCATCTTCAGTGTCGTCGGCATGCTTGCCAACAATGATTTGCAC GCAATCCCGGGAGAGGCGCGGGAGTTCGATCTCGGCCGGTCAGCAGGCTACTACCTACTGCTGGCCGGCTCAGCCGCCACGTACCAGTGCTTCTTCCTCGGCACCATCGGCGCCGTCTTCTTTGGCTCGGCGCTGCTCGCCGGAGTGGTCATGACGGTGCTTATCCCGGTCACCGAGGTGCTCGCCGTCATGCTCTTCCGCGAGCCGTTCAACGGCACCAAGGGTGTCGCCCTCGCCCTCTCGCTCTGGGGCTTCGTCTCCTACTTCTACGGCGAGCTCCAAACATCCAACAAGGCGCACCACCACCAGTCTGACAAGACACCAAATGCTGAGCATTTGGACCCCTAG
- the LOC136542042 gene encoding deoxymugineic acid synthase 1-like isoform X2 yields the protein MASTRSTTVVPELSLPSGNARPVPVIGLGTAAIFLPPEATKNVVLAAIELGFRHFDTAYFYGTEKPLGEGVAEAVRRGLIKSREEVFVTSKLWCTQCHPDLVLPSLRETLENLQMEYLDLYLIHMPVCQKPGPPVFPARKEDALPFDFKGVWQAMEECQRLGLARAIGVSNFTTKHLDKTLPFATITPAVNQVELNPVCQQPKLRRYCAEKGIHVQAFSPLGGQSWTGERNAVLESQVLAEIAKARGKTVAQVSLSH from the exons ATGGCCTCCACGAGGAGCACGACGGTGGTGCCGGAGCTGTCCCTGCCCTCCGGAAACGCGAGGCCGGTGCCGGTGATTGGCCTGGGCACAGCGGCGATATTCCTCCCTCCGGAGGCCACCAAGAACGTGGTGCTTGCGGCCATCGAGCTGGGTTTCCGccacttcgacaccgcctacttCTACGGGACAGAGAAGCCCCTCGGCGAGGGCGTCGCGGAGGCGGTGCGGCGCGGGCTCATCAAGTCCCGGGAGGAGGTGTTCGTCACGTCCAAGCTGTGGTGCACGCAGTGCCACCCGGACCTCGTCCTCCCCTCCCTCCGGGAGACCTTGGA AAACCTGCAGATGGAGTACCTCGACCTGTACTTAATCCACATGCCCGTCTGCCAGAAGCCCGGGCCGCCTGTGTTCCCGGCCAGGAAGGAGGACGCCCTCCCGTTCGATTTCAAGGGCGTGTGGCAGGCGATGGAGGAGtgccagcgacttgggctcgccaGGGCCATCGGCGTCAGCAACTTCACGACCAAGCACCTCGACAAGACGTTGCCTTTTGCCACCATCACCCCTGCAGTGAACCAG GTGGAGCTGAACCCGGTTTGCCAGCAGCCAAAGCTGAGGAGGTACTGCGCCGAGAAGGGCATCCACGTCCAGGCGTTCTCGCCGTTGGGAGGGCAGAGCTGGACGGGGGAAAGAAACGCCGTGCTCGAATCCCAGGTTCTCGCGGAGATAGCTAAGGCAAGAGGGAAGACCGTGGCACAG GTGTCATTGTCTCATTGA